A genomic window from Antedon mediterranea chromosome 4, ecAntMedi1.1, whole genome shotgun sequence includes:
- the LOC140046274 gene encoding isocitrate dehydrogenase [NAD] subunit beta, mitochondrial-like, which yields MLRNCCRLILKGTSKSRLELNCHASTTAALFHPVTEPIPKSEGRRTVTLIPGDGVGPELMQAVKEVFKQIGAPVDFEEYHLSEVQSHGATLNEVVESLRQNHVCLKGIIHTPAGGPGELQTLNMKLRRELDVFANVVKCKSLPGIKNRHSNLDVVVIREQIEGEYSALEHESVPGVIECLKVITRENSKRIAKFAFDYATKHDRKKVTAVHKANIMKLADGLFLESCRDVSELYPKIKFESMIVDNTCMQLVSNPHQFDVMVTPNLYGNIVDNLTVGLVGGAGLVPGESFSNEYAIFEPGARHTFTGAVGRNIANPTAMLLCSANMLKHMNLDFHARLIIDAVERVLKAGKVRTQDIGGYATSTDFTTAVINSIKM from the exons ATGCTTAGAAACTGTTGTCGCCTGATATTAAAA gGTACATCGAAAAGTAGACTTGAGTTAAACTGTCATGCATCTACAACTGCAGCATTATTTCATCCTGTG ACTGAACCTATACCAAAGTCAGAAGGAAGGAGGACAGTGACATTGATACCTGGAGATGGAGTAGGCCCAGAGCTAATGCAAGCAGTCAAAGAGGTTTTCAAACAAATTGGAGCACCAGTAGATTTTGAAGAATATCATCTCAG tgAAGTGCAATCTCATGGAGCAACGTTAAATGAAGTTGTTGAATCACTCAGGCAAAACCATGTGTGTCTTAAAGGAATCATCCATACTCCAGCAGGTGGACCTGGAGAGCTACAAACACTAAACATGAAACTCAG ACGTGAATTAGATGTATTTGCAAATGTGGTGAAATGCAAGTCCTTGCCAGGTATTAAAAACAGGCATAGTAACCTAGATGTGGTTGTTATCAGAGAACAAATTGAAGGCGAGTACAGTGCTTTGGAGCATGAG AGCGTACCGGGAGTGATTGAATGTTTAAAAGTAATCACAAGAGAAAACAGCAAAAGAATTGCCAAATTTGCTTTTGATTATGCAACTAAACATGATAGAAAGAAAGTCACTGCAGTACACAAGGCAAATATCAT GAAGCTAGCAGATGGTTTATTTTTAGAAAGTTGTAGGGATGTTTCAGAATTGTATCCAAAGATTAAATTTGAATCAATGATTGTTGACAACACTTGTATGCAGCTAGTCTCTAACCCTCACCAGTTTGATGTCATGGTAACGCCTAATCTCTATGGCAACATTGTTGATAATTTAACTGTCGGATTGGTCGGTGGTGCCGGGCTGGTCCCAGGCGAGAGTTTTTCTAATGAATATGCAATATTTGAACCA GGTGCAAGACACACATTCACAGGTGCAGTTGGACGTAACATTGCCAACCCCACAGCTATGCTTCTATGCTCAGCTAATATGCTAAAACATATGAA TTTAGACTTCCATGCAAGATTAATAATTGATGCTGTTGAGAGAGTTCTGAAGGCTGGAAAG